One region of Blattabacterium cuenoti genomic DNA includes:
- a CDS encoding glycogen/starch synthase, with translation MTGKRILYVTSDLFPFSSENLISLSVLKATKFMQSIGNDVRIFMPRFGVINERRHQLHEVIRLSGMNLVINDIDQPLLIKVASIPDARLQVYFIDNEEYFKRKAIDKDENGLFFHDNDERALFFTKGVLETVKKLNWKPDLIHVYGWISSFIPLYIKNFYKNDPIYQSSKIVTSIYNNIFKGNLNKNVIEKIKLDGIKSRKLKLLDTPNYFNLIKLCIYFSDAIIKGDYSFPKDIEDFIKITKLLVLKYYPVEKIETVYQQFYKETVLEQIN, from the coding sequence ATGACAGGTAAACGTATACTATATGTTACTTCAGATTTATTTCCTTTTTCTTCAGAAAATTTAATATCTTTATCGGTTTTAAAAGCTACTAAGTTTATGCAATCAATAGGAAACGATGTACGTATATTTATGCCTCGTTTTGGAGTAATAAATGAAAGGAGACATCAATTGCATGAGGTAATACGTTTATCAGGTATGAATTTAGTTATTAACGATATAGATCAACCTTTATTAATAAAAGTAGCATCTATTCCTGATGCAAGATTACAGGTTTATTTTATAGATAATGAAGAATACTTTAAAAGAAAGGCAATAGATAAAGACGAAAATGGTTTATTTTTTCATGATAATGATGAAAGAGCATTATTTTTTACAAAAGGGGTTTTAGAAACTGTAAAAAAATTAAATTGGAAACCTGATCTTATTCATGTATATGGATGGATTAGTTCTTTTATTCCTTTATATATAAAAAATTTTTATAAAAATGATCCTATATATCAAAGTTCTAAAATAGTAACATCTATTTATAATAATATTTTTAAAGGTAATTTAAATAAAAACGTTATAGAAAAAATAAAACTTGATGGTATTAAATCTAGAAAATTAAAACTGTTAGATACTCCAAATTATTTTAATTTGATAAAATTATGTATATATTTTTCAGATGCTATAATAAAAGGAGATTATTCTTTTCCTAAAGATATAGAAGATTTTATAAAAATAACAAAATTATTAGTATTAAAATATTATCCTGTAGAAAAGATAGAAACCGTTTATCAACAATTTTATAAAGAAACTGTTTTAGAACAAATAAATTAA
- the rnr gene encoding ribonuclease R — translation MKLEKRKKKHFFGEKIQKNNYFTTGFITITSHGYAFVNAEEFQKDIFIPKNKINQALEGDLVKIKIQKNKGLKIEGIVIKIIKRKIENIIGILKIINNNSNNTNKYGLVTNNNIHVDVLIPINQLKKYHHNDKVLVKIISWPKKSKNPLGKIIKVFGTYGEYKTEIFSLLEEYGIYDKFPKEVEDEAKKIFLEQNLDLNSIRRDMRNTNTFTIDPINAKDFDDALSIKKLNYNIWEIGIHISDVSHYIKEESLLDKEAYFRATSIYLIGKVIPMLPKILSNDLCSLEPKKDKLSFSFIFKINSKGEILENWFGKTIIRSNKRFTYDEVQKIINKKEGVFYEDIYALFYISKILSKKRLKNGSLFLEKVEIKFHLDKQYNPISLYLKKNNDAHKLIEEFMLLANQKISEFVSLQIKKESFNEFPYIYRVHDKPDFQKIFLLKKIVEPLGYSLNLKDIKNSINNLLKKIKGKSEQNMIENLILRAMSKAKYSTKNIGHYGLSFIHYTHFTSPIRRYSDIIAHRLLYYYLENKKSKFKSIDFYEKQSQYCSYKERIGIELEREFLKYMQVKFLKQFLGKEFYGIITGFTDWSVYIELLLFQTEGMVRLRDIKEDIYTLNSNNYSIIGKKKRKIYHLGDKIKVKLVDTNLEKKQIILNWI, via the coding sequence ATGAAATTAGAAAAAAGAAAAAAAAAGCATTTTTTTGGTGAAAAAATTCAAAAAAATAATTATTTTACTACTGGATTCATTACTATTACTAGTCATGGATATGCATTTGTAAATGCAGAGGAATTTCAAAAAGATATTTTTATTCCAAAAAATAAAATAAATCAAGCTTTAGAAGGAGATTTAGTAAAAATAAAAATTCAAAAAAATAAAGGATTAAAAATAGAAGGAATAGTTATAAAAATAATTAAAAGAAAAATAGAAAATATTATTGGAATATTAAAAATAATTAATAATAATTCTAATAATACGAATAAATATGGATTGGTTACTAATAATAATATTCATGTTGACGTATTAATTCCAATTAATCAACTAAAAAAATATCATCATAATGATAAAGTTTTAGTTAAAATAATATCATGGCCTAAAAAATCAAAAAATCCTTTAGGAAAAATAATCAAAGTATTTGGAACTTATGGAGAATATAAAACAGAAATTTTTTCCTTATTAGAAGAATATGGAATATATGATAAATTTCCTAAAGAAGTAGAAGATGAAGCTAAAAAAATTTTTTTAGAACAAAATTTAGATTTAAATAGTATAAGAAGAGATATGCGTAATACTAATACCTTTACTATAGATCCTATAAATGCAAAAGATTTTGATGATGCTCTTTCAATAAAAAAATTAAATTATAATATATGGGAAATAGGAATACATATTTCTGATGTTTCTCATTATATTAAGGAAGAAAGTTTATTAGATAAAGAAGCGTACTTTCGTGCAACTTCTATATATCTTATAGGAAAAGTAATTCCTATGCTTCCAAAAATATTGTCTAATGATCTTTGTTCTTTAGAACCAAAAAAAGATAAATTAAGTTTTTCTTTTATTTTTAAAATAAATAGTAAAGGAGAAATATTAGAAAATTGGTTTGGTAAAACAATAATAAGATCTAATAAAAGATTTACATATGATGAAGTTCAAAAAATTATAAATAAAAAAGAAGGAGTTTTTTATGAAGATATTTATGCTTTATTTTATATTTCTAAAATATTATCTAAAAAAAGATTAAAAAATGGATCTCTTTTTCTAGAAAAAGTTGAAATTAAATTTCATTTAGATAAACAATATAATCCAATTTCTCTATATTTAAAAAAAAATAATGATGCTCATAAATTAATAGAAGAATTTATGTTATTAGCTAATCAAAAAATTTCAGAATTTGTAAGTTTACAAATAAAAAAAGAATCATTTAATGAATTTCCTTACATTTATAGAGTACACGATAAACCTGATTTTCAAAAAATTTTTTTATTAAAAAAAATAGTAGAACCTTTAGGTTACTCTTTAAATTTAAAAGATATAAAAAATTCTATAAATAATTTATTAAAAAAAATTAAAGGAAAATCAGAACAAAATATGATTGAGAATTTAATTCTTCGTGCTATGAGTAAAGCTAAATATTCTACAAAAAATATAGGACATTATGGGTTATCTTTTATTCATTATACTCATTTTACTTCTCCAATAAGAAGATATTCAGATATAATAGCTCATCGTTTGTTATATTATTATTTAGAAAATAAAAAATCAAAATTTAAATCAATAGATTTTTACGAAAAACAATCTCAATATTGTAGTTATAAAGAACGTATAGGAATAGAATTAGAAAGAGAGTTTTTAAAATATATGCAAGTAAAATTTTTAAAACAATTTTTAGGAAAAGAATTTTATGGAATTATTACAGGTTTTACTGATTGGAGTGTTTATATAGAATTGTTGTTATTTCAAACGGAAGGAATGGTTAGATTACGTGATATTAAAGAAGATATTTATACGTTAAATTCAAATAATTATAGTATAATTGGTAAAAAAAAAAGAAAAATATATCATTTAGGAGATAAAATAAAAGTAAAATTAGTAGATACTAATTTAGAAAAAAAACAAATTATTCTTAATTGGATATAA
- the coaD gene encoding pantetheine-phosphate adenylyltransferase yields the protein MKKIAIFAGSFDPITLGHYDIIIRGLTLFDKIIIAIGKNFNKKNMFSLEKRKIWIKKTFLKLSNKIEIDSFDGLTISFCKKRKVRFLLRGIRNQLDFEFEKNIYFINKKLNKKKDIETIYLFSSYTYISSCIVRNIIKNGGDYTTFVPYPVRIKLN from the coding sequence ATGAAAAAAATAGCTATTTTTGCTGGATCTTTTGATCCTATTACTTTAGGTCATTACGATATTATTATTAGAGGACTAACTTTATTTGATAAAATTATTATAGCTATTGGTAAAAATTTTAATAAAAAAAATATGTTTTCTCTTGAAAAAAGAAAAATATGGATAAAAAAAACTTTTTTAAAATTATCTAATAAAATAGAAATAGATTCATTTGATGGATTAACTATTTCTTTTTGTAAAAAAAGAAAAGTTAGATTTTTATTAAGAGGAATTAGAAATCAATTAGATTTTGAATTTGAAAAAAATATTTATTTTATAAATAAAAAATTAAACAAAAAAAAAGATATTGAAACCATTTATTTATTTTCTTCTTATACTTATATTAGTTCTTGTATAGTAAGAAATATTATTAAAAATGGAGGAGATTATACTACATTTGTTCCTTATCCTGTTAGGATTAAATTGAATTAA
- a CDS encoding PSP1 domain-containing protein has product MNKSCHDCLNNICLKKNNIFQSYSKFNTLDWLSNIQSPEYNKYNIIEVKFKNDRKDFFINQKEILLTKGDIITVESKSGIGYDIGIVSVIGELVKLQIRNKNVNSNTFKKIYRKSTYKEISIWKSFKEKESLTLLQAKNIVKNLNLSMKICDVEYQGDGDKATFYYTAENRVDFRNLIKKLALFLQTRIEMRQIGYRQEAAKIGGIGSCGRELCCSTWLKNFKSVSTNSARYQQLSINVQKLTGQCSKLKCCLNYELDAYLSAIKDFPDFNNSKIYTKKGIAKCMKIDIFKKKMWFSYVNSPNTWFIIEVKKIKEILEKNKKNQISPPLEELSTINNTIQKTELTFKD; this is encoded by the coding sequence ATGAATAAATCATGTCATGATTGTTTAAATAATATATGTTTAAAAAAAAATAATATTTTTCAATCATATTCAAAATTTAATACACTAGATTGGTTATCTAATATTCAATCACCTGAATATAATAAATACAACATTATTGAAGTAAAATTTAAAAATGATAGAAAAGATTTTTTTATAAATCAAAAAGAAATATTACTTACTAAGGGAGATATTATAACTGTAGAATCTAAATCTGGTATTGGATATGATATAGGAATAGTATCAGTAATTGGAGAATTAGTTAAATTACAAATAAGAAATAAAAACGTTAATTCAAATACCTTTAAAAAAATATACAGAAAATCAACATATAAAGAAATATCTATTTGGAAATCTTTTAAAGAAAAAGAATCTTTAACTCTTTTACAAGCAAAAAATATTGTAAAAAATTTAAATCTTTCTATGAAAATTTGTGATGTTGAATATCAAGGAGATGGAGATAAAGCTACTTTTTATTATACTGCTGAAAATAGAGTAGATTTTAGAAATCTAATTAAAAAATTAGCTTTATTTTTACAAACACGTATAGAAATGCGTCAAATAGGATATAGACAAGAAGCGGCAAAAATTGGAGGAATAGGATCTTGTGGTAGAGAATTATGTTGTTCTACATGGTTAAAAAATTTTAAAAGTGTTAGTACAAATTCAGCAAGATATCAACAATTATCTATAAATGTTCAAAAATTAACTGGACAATGTAGTAAATTAAAATGTTGTCTTAATTATGAATTAGATGCTTATTTATCTGCAATTAAAGATTTTCCAGATTTTAATAATAGTAAAATATATACAAAAAAAGGAATTGCTAAATGTATGAAAATTGATATTTTTAAAAAAAAAATGTGGTTTTCTTATGTTAATAGTCCTAATACTTGGTTTATAATAGAAGTAAAAAAAATTAAGGAAATTTTAGAAAAAAATAAAAAAAATCAAATTTCTCCTCCTTTAGAGGAATTATCAACAATAAACAATACTATTCAAAAAACTGAATTAACATTTAAAGATTGA
- a CDS encoding penicillin-binding protein 1A, translated as MYKKSTKINYYFRILLFYFWFLFFIGISTVFIIFYAITKGYLGNLPSTKDIENPTMEVGSKVYDSNGILLGRFFSENRTLITYKQLPKNLVNALIAKEDIRFNYHSGIDVKSLLRAILSLGKKGGGSTISQQLAKLLFTGPSARNKIQRIHQKLLEWVMAIELEKRYTKEEIITMYYNKFDFLYNAKGIETASHTYFNKKASELHLGECAILVGMLENPSLYNPKNYPYRAKKQRNLVLYQMKKYNFLNIDQYKKELKKPIKVNFKIQKKDFELLTYYSDFLKKEIKESLDEYEIKTGNKLNLYSSGLKIYTSIDAKMQDYAEKSVKKHLSKLQVLFNNFQKKNKNAPFLNISSEKTKRILISAMHRTPLYQDLKQKGFTENEIIEKFKKPQLIKLFTWNGSKKVLISPWDFIRYQKSIIQAGMLSIEPTTGYIKAWVGGIDFNYFQYDHVAQTQRQVGSIFKPILYTAAIKELHYNPCTKISNEKFHLGKWNPRNSNGKYGGYFTLRDGLALSINTISARLISEITPKPVINLAKKMGIKSIIPEHPSIALGSADLTLYEMTGAFNTFTNYGVYVKPSILVKIEDDNGNLIKEHIDIRRQVFSEDVGYIMLNIMQGVIKYGTAKRLQNYNFVGDIAGKTGTTNDNSDGWFIGMIPNLTTGVWVGWEDRSSHFDNIQLGQGANMALPIWAYYMKSLYKDKNLIYHEKLLFHKPKNYQHYWNQCEENNLIKEKYNKEEEKEEINEIEKKEEQNFIKKDIDLNTNLNIEHNKDYEK; from the coding sequence GTGTATAAAAAAAGTACAAAAATAAACTATTATTTTCGCATACTACTTTTTTATTTTTGGTTTTTATTTTTCATAGGAATAAGTACTGTTTTTATAATTTTTTATGCTATAACTAAAGGTTATTTGGGAAATTTACCTAGCACTAAGGATATAGAAAATCCTACTATGGAAGTAGGATCAAAAGTATATGATTCTAATGGAATATTATTGGGAAGATTTTTTTCAGAAAATAGAACTTTAATTACTTATAAACAACTTCCTAAAAATCTAGTTAATGCATTAATAGCAAAAGAAGATATACGTTTCAATTATCATTCTGGAATTGATGTTAAATCTTTACTTAGAGCTATTCTTTCATTAGGAAAAAAAGGAGGTGGAAGCACTATATCTCAACAATTAGCTAAACTTCTTTTTACAGGTCCTTCAGCAAGGAATAAAATACAAAGAATACATCAAAAACTTTTAGAATGGGTAATGGCTATTGAATTAGAAAAACGTTATACAAAAGAAGAGATTATTACTATGTATTATAATAAATTTGATTTTTTGTATAATGCAAAAGGAATAGAAACTGCATCTCATACTTATTTTAATAAAAAAGCTTCTGAACTCCATTTAGGAGAATGTGCAATTTTAGTTGGTATGTTGGAAAATCCTTCTTTATATAATCCAAAAAATTATCCTTATAGAGCAAAAAAACAAAGAAACTTAGTTTTGTATCAAATGAAAAAATATAATTTTTTGAATATAGATCAATATAAAAAAGAATTGAAAAAACCTATTAAAGTTAATTTTAAAATACAAAAAAAAGATTTTGAATTGCTTACTTATTATAGTGATTTTTTAAAAAAAGAAATTAAAGAGTCTTTAGATGAATATGAAATAAAAACTGGTAATAAACTTAATCTTTATTCTAGTGGTCTTAAAATATATACATCTATTGATGCAAAAATGCAAGATTATGCAGAAAAATCAGTAAAAAAACATCTTAGTAAATTGCAAGTTTTGTTTAATAATTTTCAAAAAAAAAACAAAAATGCACCATTTTTGAATATTTCATCAGAAAAAACAAAAAGAATTTTAATATCAGCAATGCATAGAACACCTCTTTATCAAGATTTAAAACAAAAAGGATTTACAGAAAATGAAATAATAGAAAAATTTAAAAAACCACAATTAATAAAATTATTTACTTGGAATGGATCTAAAAAAGTATTAATATCTCCATGGGATTTTATACGTTATCAAAAAAGTATTATACAAGCTGGAATGTTATCTATAGAACCTACTACTGGATATATAAAAGCATGGGTAGGAGGAATTGATTTTAATTATTTTCAATATGATCATGTTGCACAAACTCAACGTCAAGTTGGTTCTATTTTTAAACCTATTTTATATACTGCAGCTATTAAAGAATTACATTATAATCCTTGTACAAAAATTTCAAATGAAAAATTTCATTTAGGAAAATGGAATCCAAGAAATTCTAACGGTAAATATGGAGGATATTTTACTTTAAGAGATGGATTAGCTTTATCTATTAATACTATTTCAGCTCGTCTTATTTCAGAAATAACTCCAAAACCAGTAATTAATTTAGCAAAAAAAATGGGTATAAAATCCATAATACCTGAACATCCATCTATAGCATTAGGTTCTGCAGATTTAACGTTATATGAAATGACAGGAGCATTTAATACATTTACTAATTATGGAGTTTATGTTAAACCTAGTATTTTGGTAAAAATAGAAGATGATAATGGAAATTTAATTAAAGAACATATAGATATTAGAAGACAGGTTTTTAGTGAAGATGTAGGATATATTATGTTAAATATAATGCAAGGAGTAATTAAATATGGAACAGCTAAAAGATTACAAAATTATAATTTTGTAGGAGATATAGCAGGAAAAACAGGTACAACTAATGATAATTCAGATGGATGGTTTATTGGAATGATACCAAATTTAACTACCGGGGTTTGGGTTGGATGGGAAGATAGATCTTCTCATTTTGATAATATACAATTAGGTCAAGGTGCTAATATGGCTTTGCCTATATGGGCATATTACATGAAAAGTTTATATAAAGATAAAAATCTTATATATCATGAAAAATTATTATTTCATAAACCAAAAAATTATCAACATTATTGGAATCAATGTGAAGAAAATAATCTTATTAAAGAAAAATATAATAAAGAAGAAGAAAAAGAAGAAATCAATGAAATAGAAAAAAAAGAAGAACAAAATTTTATAAAAAAAGATATAGATTTAAATACAAATTTAAATATAGAACATAATAAAGATTATGAAAAATAA
- a CDS encoding NAD(P)-dependent oxidoreductase: protein MKILILEKNHPFIIYKLRKNGFICDEYYYELIDNINISIYDGIILRSRLKIDKKFIHKAKKLKFIARIGSGIENIDKDYASKKGITLITSPEGNKDAVAEHAIGMLLCIMNHIVSSNQQIIKKKWNREINRGIEIMGKTIGIIGYGNTGKAFAKKISGFDVKVLCYDIISKIGDNYAKQVNIDTIFKKSDIISLHVPYTKETKNMVNYDFIKKFYKPFYLINTSRGGCVTTKHLVKALKYGKIYGACLDVLEYENFSFENIFHHKKLSKNFFYLIRSNKVILTPHIAGWTKESKYKMDKKIVEKILSLNKEYNLNVK from the coding sequence ATGAAGATATTAATTTTAGAAAAAAATCATCCTTTTATTATATATAAATTAAGAAAAAATGGTTTTATATGTGATGAATATTATTATGAATTAATAGATAATATAAATATATCTATATATGATGGTATTATTTTAAGAAGTAGATTAAAGATAGATAAAAAATTTATTCATAAAGCTAAAAAATTAAAATTTATAGCTCGTATTGGATCTGGAATAGAAAATATAGATAAAGATTATGCATCAAAAAAAGGAATAACTTTAATAACTTCTCCGGAAGGAAATAAAGATGCTGTAGCAGAACATGCTATAGGAATGTTATTATGTATAATGAATCATATAGTTAGTTCTAATCAACAAATAATAAAAAAAAAATGGAATAGAGAAATTAATAGAGGAATAGAAATAATGGGTAAAACAATAGGTATTATTGGATATGGAAATACAGGAAAAGCTTTTGCTAAAAAAATTTCTGGATTTGATGTTAAAGTATTATGTTATGATATTATATCAAAAATAGGAGATAATTATGCAAAACAAGTGAATATAGATACTATTTTTAAAAAATCAGATATAATAAGTTTACATGTTCCATATACTAAAGAAACAAAAAATATGGTTAATTATGATTTTATAAAAAAATTTTATAAACCTTTTTATTTAATAAACACCTCTCGTGGAGGATGCGTAACTACAAAACATTTAGTAAAAGCATTAAAATATGGTAAAATATATGGAGCTTGTTTAGATGTATTAGAATATGAAAATTTTTCATTTGAAAATATTTTTCATCATAAAAAACTTTCTAAAAATTTTTTTTATCTTATACGTTCTAATAAAGTAATATTAACTCCACATATAGCCGGATGGACTAAAGAATCAAAATATAAAATGGATAAAAAAATTGTAGAAAAAATTTTATCTTTAAATAAAGAATATAATTTAAATGTAAAATAA
- a CDS encoding diflavin oxidoreductase, with product MLSELNKKIFTELIEKSDKEEIIWMYGYLSGILYSINNTKKFKKKDQKITLVYATETGNAKNLAFDIYQKIKKKKLLIRLINLNDYCLQDLKKENYLFIIISTHGEGEPPSSAKNFYNFIHKNICLNHLKYSVLALGDKSYTYFCKAGEDIDKRLHKIGANRIIALYKCDIDYENKAKKWFYEILNFFQKKYKNNIKKGRIFNNILLCKKKEDKEIHHIEIIVQNDIKYLPGDSIGIFPENSLKEVKNIINFFDKDENKIEAFDLFKKKLNILNLSKEFIKKYSFLSKKKNIPLDKKWRLIDLLKNFSIKKVSLKDLIKIMEPIKPRLYSISSSPKKHNNQIHITVSRHHFKLNEGKTIYGHCSDFLSQLEIGNEISFFIYTNQLFKLPNPNKDIILIGVGTGIAPFRSFLYEREIINATGKNWLFFGNQYFYTDFLYQTEIQNWQKKGILNHVHLAFSRDQEKKIYIQNKIWENRVEFFSWIKNGAYVYICGNKNPMSIDVEKMIYHIIKEIGGENPEYFLEEMKKNKRYLKDVY from the coding sequence ATGTTATCTGAATTAAATAAAAAAATATTTACTGAATTAATAGAAAAATCTGATAAAGAAGAAATTATATGGATGTATGGTTATTTATCTGGAATTTTATATTCTATAAATAATACAAAAAAATTTAAAAAAAAAGATCAAAAAATTACTTTAGTTTATGCAACAGAAACAGGAAATGCTAAAAATTTAGCATTTGATATTTATCAAAAAATTAAAAAAAAAAAATTATTAATAAGATTAATTAATTTAAATGATTATTGTTTACAAGATTTAAAAAAAGAAAATTATTTATTTATAATAATTAGTACACATGGAGAAGGAGAACCACCTTCTTCTGCAAAAAATTTTTATAATTTCATTCATAAAAATATTTGTTTAAATCATTTAAAATACAGTGTATTAGCTTTAGGAGATAAATCTTATACTTACTTTTGTAAAGCTGGAGAAGATATAGATAAACGTTTGCATAAAATAGGTGCTAATAGAATTATAGCTTTGTATAAATGTGATATAGATTATGAAAATAAAGCAAAAAAATGGTTTTATGAAATTTTAAATTTTTTTCAAAAAAAATATAAAAACAATATAAAAAAAGGTAGAATTTTTAATAACATACTTTTATGTAAAAAAAAAGAAGATAAAGAAATTCATCATATTGAAATTATTGTTCAAAATGATATAAAATATTTACCAGGAGATTCTATAGGAATATTTCCTGAAAATTCTTTAAAAGAAGTAAAAAATATTATAAATTTTTTTGATAAAGATGAAAATAAAATTGAAGCGTTTGATCTTTTTAAAAAAAAATTAAATATTTTAAATTTATCCAAAGAATTTATAAAAAAATATTCTTTTTTATCCAAAAAAAAAAATATTCCTTTGGATAAAAAATGGAGACTTATTGATCTTTTAAAAAATTTTTCTATAAAAAAAGTATCTTTAAAAGATTTAATAAAAATAATGGAACCTATAAAACCTAGATTATATTCTATTTCTTCTTCTCCTAAAAAACATAATAATCAAATACATATTACTGTATCTCGTCATCATTTTAAATTAAATGAAGGTAAAACTATATATGGTCATTGTTCTGATTTTTTATCTCAATTAGAAATTGGTAATGAAATTTCTTTTTTTATTTATACGAATCAATTGTTTAAATTACCTAATCCTAATAAAGATATAATTCTTATTGGAGTTGGAACTGGAATAGCTCCTTTTCGTTCTTTTTTATATGAAAGAGAAATTATAAATGCTACAGGAAAAAATTGGTTATTTTTTGGAAATCAATATTTTTATACAGATTTTTTATATCAAACAGAAATACAAAATTGGCAAAAAAAAGGAATACTTAATCATGTTCATCTTGCTTTTTCAAGAGATCAAGAAAAAAAAATATATATACAAAATAAAATATGGGAAAATCGTGTGGAATTTTTTTCATGGATAAAAAATGGAGCATATGTTTATATTTGTGGAAATAAAAACCCTATGAGTATAGATGTTGAAAAAATGATATATCATATAATAAAAGAAATAGGAGGAGAAAATCCTGAATATTTTTTAGAAGAAATGAAAAAAAATAAAAGATATTTAAAAGACGTTTACTAA
- the cysK gene encoding cysteine synthase A — protein MKVDSILKTIGNTPHVQLKRLYPEHKVWIKLEKNNPGGSIKDRIALSMIEDAEKKRIIKKGDIIIEPTSGNTGIGLAIVSSVKGYRLILVMPESMSIERRKLFSIFGAKFVLTPKDKGMKGAIDKAKELVNIIPDSWMPKQFDNISNPNIHKKTTAKEIIDSFPEGIDYFITGVGTGGHITGIGEILKNKFPNIKIFSVEPIESQVIFEKKLKIKPHYLQGLGAGFIPSILNIKILDGSFSVSKEEAFSYVRKIARKEGILVGISTGASLSAIDKQLSKFSKKSTILTFNYDTGERYLSVENLFL, from the coding sequence ATGAAAGTAGATAGTATTTTAAAAACTATTGGTAATACTCCTCATGTACAATTAAAACGTTTATATCCTGAACATAAAGTTTGGATTAAATTAGAAAAAAATAATCCTGGAGGAAGTATAAAAGATAGAATTGCACTTTCTATGATAGAAGATGCAGAAAAAAAAAGAATTATTAAAAAAGGAGATATTATAATAGAACCAACTTCTGGTAATACAGGAATAGGATTAGCAATAGTAAGTTCTGTAAAAGGATATCGTCTTATTTTAGTAATGCCAGAATCTATGAGTATTGAAAGAAGAAAATTATTTTCTATTTTTGGAGCAAAATTTGTTCTTACCCCAAAAGATAAAGGAATGAAAGGAGCAATAGATAAAGCTAAAGAATTAGTTAATATTATTCCTGATTCTTGGATGCCAAAACAATTTGATAATATTTCTAATCCTAACATACATAAAAAAACAACTGCAAAAGAAATAATAGATTCTTTTCCTGAAGGAATAGATTATTTTATTACAGGAGTTGGCACAGGAGGACATATAACTGGAATAGGAGAAATATTAAAAAATAAATTTCCAAATATAAAAATTTTTTCAGTGGAACCAATAGAATCTCAAGTTATATTTGAAAAAAAATTAAAAATTAAACCTCATTATTTACAAGGATTAGGTGCTGGTTTTATTCCATCTATTTTAAATATAAAAATATTAGATGGATCTTTTTCAGTCTCTAAAGAAGAAGCTTTCAGTTATGTTAGAAAAATAGCAAGAAAAGAAGGAATTCTTGTAGGAATTTCTACAGGAGCATCTTTATCTGCAATAGATAAACAATTATCCAAATTTTCAAAAAAATCAACAATATTAACATTTAATTATGATACTGGAGAAAGATATCTTTCAGTTGAAAATCTTTTTTTATAA